In Candidatus Ancaeobacter aquaticus, the genomic window GATGCGATCTTATTTAAAATGAGTTGCACAAAATTATATGGACTTCTCGCATAATATTCGTCCTGAAGTGTTGGTTTTATTTTATCGTACGGTTGCGTTACCACATCTTTAATGTCAACTTTATCTCTATTGTAATACATCCCTCTAAAAGGTTTTATCTCAGCCATTTTATCACCCGTTCCATTGTTGAATAAGTTCTTGAATTAACATAACCTCAGCTCGGATAGCCCATACCGCTCCCAGCGTAAGAAACACGATAACGATTGTCAACACCGCCTTGGAGAATCTACTAAACCGCGGACTATACCACAGAAGCGGTAACGCAAATATTCCCAAAACAAAAAAAAGCATAACCAATACAAATGCTCTGCTATAATACCATTTTGCATTATCTTTTCTAGTAGTGTTTTCTGCTTTTTTTTCGTGCATATCCACCCTATAACTTTCCTTCCTTCACCAATTTCCTATATATATTTCGCGCTTTGTTAAAAAAGTGAATCGCTTTTTCACTTTTATAATCCGAGTACGTCCAGCTATACCCGTGACATGTCTTATCTTCATAATAAAGTGTTGGCTGTGCATATATTCCGCGGGCAATGTACACACGATACGTAGCATCTTTCGTTGTTGCTAGAATCATTTTTGCCTGATCTATTAATCCGGGATCAATATTGACCTGTCTTCTGCCATCCTTTGTGTACTGGTCTTCTAATACGTTTGAGTGGATCTTAATATCAGCAATATCCCCGGGACAAACCAATCGCCCAAAAGCAATATACTGACGAAGAATGTTATCACCCATTTCATCATTGTAATAGTTAGTACAACGAAAGGGAATAATTTCGCTCTCACAATCTATTTCACCATAGGAATCTATAAGTGCATTCTTTATCGATGTGAGATGCCCTTGATCTATACTGAGAAGACCCGCAATAAGTTTTACTTTGGCAGGAATAACTGCTTCACCCATACAAACTCAATCTTAGTTTTTACCGCACACTTCTTTAAAAATAGTAAACTGCTCTTTTTTCTTAAGCATCGAATCATATGAAAAAAGTATGATCCCGTCAACATCAAGTGAAACGGTGTCTTTAAGTTCCTGCTCATAGATATTCATGCGTGCTTTAAGAAGGTACGCGCCTATGCCGGTATATATCTTACTCTCATCATTTTCAAACGCTTTACCTGCGATCGTCAC contains:
- a CDS encoding DUF4416 family protein, whose amino-acid sequence is MGEAVIPAKVKLIAGLLSIDQGHLTSIKNALIDSYGEIDCESEIIPFRCTNYYNDEMGDNILRQYIAFGRLVCPGDIADIKIHSNVLEDQYTKDGRRQVNIDPGLIDQAKMILATTKDATYRVYIARGIYAQPTLYYEDKTCHGYSWTYSDYKSEKAIHFFNKARNIYRKLVKEGKL